Genomic window (Mustela erminea isolate mMusErm1 chromosome X, mMusErm1.Pri, whole genome shotgun sequence):
TTGGTAGAAGCCTGGACGAAGGTTCTAGCAATGGAGATAGATATATTTCGAAGATAGAGCTGAGAGTGCCTGATGGTGGATCTgatgtggggggcggggagaagtgAGGGATTAAGGGTAACTGCTAAGTTTCTGTGTTGAACAAAGGGATGGATGGTGGTGTCACTTATGGCGATGAGAAATATTGGGGTGGAAGGAACACAGTCTGACAGATACTGATTTCATATTGGATATGTTGAGTATAAGGAATTTGTGTATGAGTTTAGTAGGCAAGTAGGCTATATTGTTACAATGCTCAGAATGGGCTGGAGTCCTCTATTTGGGAGTCCTCAATGCAAAGACAGTAACTGGAGTTATGAGCAAAGGTAAGATTGTCTAGGTAGAGGAGAGAATGGAGAGCAAGaaaagaattgaagaaagaaaagagttggaCCTCCAGCAGAACTGAGAACAACAGTTTCCTAAGGGGTTGGTATACAGATGCTATGCTGAGAAAGGCCACGCATGACTTCCTGCTCCCTTGAATCCCATGAATATATTTTAGTCATAATCTTTCTGAATCCACTGCTACACTGTGATACTACTGTCCACTCCTTCCAGTGAAACTAGACTCCCCAGGTTTTCCATTCTCTCCTTCTAAGTACGTTTCTTTGCCCTTTACCAGACACCTGAAACTTTATTGTTCCCCAGGAAGACTATAGAATTACACTCTGTGTTGAACTGTCAAGAACAACTTCTAGAACTGGGAAGCTGCTTGCTGATTTTGGAGGCTGTTGGTTTCAGAACTTGATGGAGGTGAGGGAGAAATCCAGACAGTTATCTCAAGAAAAGGAATTCCAGTAAAGATACAGTAAtgagcaagtacaaaggccctgaggtgtgAATGTGCTTGGTGCATTTGAAGAACATTTCAACATCTCCCCAAAGAGTCAGATTCTGGTTACGTTTAAGGCAGAGCCAGCATAAGCAGATACATGCAACGTGGACTATGAAAAAGAGGAGTCAAGGACAACTCCAAGGTTTTCCAAAAAAGTACACAGGACAAAATTGCCATATACTGAGGGAGGACAGGTTATGGGAAGAACAAATTTGGGGAGGAAAATTAGGAGCTTGGTTTAGAACATGTCAGATTTCTGGTGCCTAACAGACTTTCAAATGGAGATACTGGGCAGGCAGTTGGTTGTAAAGGTCTGGAATCCATGGGACAGAGACAAGCTGGAGGTCTACATTCAGAATTCATTGACTTACATGTGGTATTTACAGCCGTGGGACTGAATAAAGCCACCAAAGAAATTCACTGAAGGAAAGATGATCAGGCCCTGGGGATTTTAGGGACAATTTTAAGGAGAATGGAATGATAGAGTATATTAAGTGCTGTCACATGGGTGGTTTTCCCTTCTACCTTCCCTCCTTCACTCATGACTCTACAAATGATAAAGCTGTGTGAATTCAGCCTTCCTGTGCCCAGGCTTAAGCATCAAAcatctttcctatttttcctctctctcccctaaaTATATACGGTAAACCCGAGGCACTGTTCTAATCTGGGCCCCACCCTCCAAGGGATCTTGACCAAAAAAAGCAGAACATAACCCATACAGTAAATCTAACCCATACAGTAGGGCCAGAAACAGCTAAGGCAATCTAGCCTGGGGAACAGAGCACTTTCCAGGGATGACAATAGTTGCCATCAACTCCCTGGTGTCCTAATTAAGCTCCCTGACTAAAAATTGCAGCCATTCAACTTTAGGCTTGATAGAACCAACTTTTCCAAAAGTGGTAAGGGATTGTCAGGCAGTAGTGAGGGCTTTGTGACTTTCCAATTGATGattatatctttcaaaaattacattCTTGTTCTTGCTTTGAGATGCCGGTGAACACTGCTTCTGTGGTGTGTGTCCTACCTAATTGATACCCTCCAGTGGAAATAGCTACAACACACACTTGAAATCTCACAGTCACATAATCAACCATTTTACTAAATACAAGCAAATTCTCATTCACATACagctaaagaaaacatttttccacATTGCATTACAATGCACAACAAAGTGAGGGAAAGTTTACAGTTTTTTCTGGAACAGGAGACAGTCTAATCCAGCATGCAGTGGTGGTCTTTGTTACAAGTTAGTTGGTCTTTTCTTTGACCTATGTAGTAAAATAGCTTCTAAAGCTTTATCCATAGTATTGTATTAACACCTGATTTTTTCACACTTATTCTCTAAAACCCACTTATTGCAGTGACAACAGCACTGAATGctactaaaatgatttttaaaatttctagaacttGTTTAAGCAATTAAGCTCAGCCACCTTTGCTGGATCCTGTGCTGAGTATCTTTAAACCTGCCTTAAAAATGCAAGGAATGAGAACagtatacatataatgtattttagacAAGAAAACTGTAGAGAAGTTttgtttctatcctttttttttttttttttttttggaactgaCAGATTTTACTGGATAATCTTGCCTTTGGAATCTTCTTACAGTAGTTGATGAAACTGCATTAGTCCCACTGACCCTCTTCTATTTGCTTTCTGAAACCACAATCCGCCCAAGCTGGTCAGGGGAAGTGAACGCAGAGACGATGGTTGGTTCACTTGTAGTTGATGCTGTAGGTTGGTCCAAGGTggtttgtttccataatttttgttATTGGGCTGCTTCATTCTGGCTGAAGTAATTCCCAGACATTCAGATTCAGTCATGTTCATACCGAAGTTCGACATTGTGTGTCAAAGCAATTTCCCATTGTCAGGCTTTCCTGTCACAATGGATGTGAGAAACATGACTATTCtgaattgttttcttactgtGAAAAGTATGGCTTTTGCCTAGCTCAACTGGCTACAGTCCAAAGAATAATTTAAAGCAGGACCTCTCTTCAAGAAGATCATGGAAGCTTAAGCCAACCGTTTCAGTTTCCTGATGCATTGGATGTCTGTTCACCTGAGAAGTAAGAGCTGACTCTCTAGGGTAGACAAGGACCCAGTGTAGGTATATGGCAAACAGGCGGCTAAGGTCATTGTGAGGTGAGTATTTTATCCCCAGCCCACTCCCCATTGCTGTATTTGGTTCCTTGCAGGAATATGTCCACTGTGTTTCAGTGATAAGAACACTTGGAGCCCACACAGTTTTGATGTGTTTCGAGTGTGCAATGAGTCTCTCATTTAAAGCCCTCTTGTCAGTGAGACCTGAACTGGCTTTACGTTTCGGTCCATCCCCAGGTTCCCTCAGGACTGTAGCTGAGTCGTAAGCAATAAGGAAACATACCCTAACATGTAGAGAACATTTATTTACAGTCATATCTCTTCCAAAGTAAACAAGTTAGTGACAGTTCGTTCATCTGACAGCAGGAACAAGCGAGGAGTCAGGAGACCTTCCCCTTAGCCAAGTGAATCTCCTGCTTCTTGGTTTACTCGTGTAAAATTCGtgtaaaatggggaagaaaaccTCACAGGCCTGTTGGGCTGATCAGTAACTAATTCAAGGGACTGTGAGGTGTGGGTCTCAGTACATGGGTGATTAGCAAACGTTTGCCTCAGGGCTCCTTTCACAGGCCGCCCCTGTACACAGCTGCTCGGCCcctggagaggcaggcgggtgaaCTCCAGGCCTGGGACGAGGGGACAGAGGGTATGGCATGGATTAcagtgtttctttcttctacGTACACGGTCATCTATTCCATCACACGGGGGTGCGCTTTCTGGAGTGTGGTAACAACAGTATGTATAACGCGGCCTCCCTTCTCAGAGCCACACTGATTTTACTAGAACAACAGGCCTTAAAAGGGTCTTAGTGAATAGGTGCTCTGTGCCCCTCGTTCTACAGACGAGCTGTTTAGAAGCCAATTGGCACCTTCTAGCCAAACCCAGCGCACACACTGGTGTAGGGATTCTCACCGATCACGTTGATCTCACAGTCGTTTTAGTTCTAATGGTTTCCAGTGGGATCCTTTCCCCCCTTTAcatatttctttatgtttgtgaCCTATGAATGAGCGGAAACACCAAGAGATAGTTCTCCTGTCTGAGGGTgtatttttctggaaaagtttCCCCAGACCTCAGCCCCTCGACACGCGGTTCGCAAAGGGCACACGGAGCAGCCCCTCAGTCACATCCACCCACCCACGGCCAGTCAGACGCCCCTTGAGGAGGAGGCTCACTTGGTATGTAACATGGAGGTCAAGTCCAGTCGGTCACGCAGGGATTCTCTTCGTTGGGATCGCTTTGCAGTTCAGGTGGGAGAGCACGTTTCGGGACCCAGACAGCTGACTAGCACAGGCATCTCCGCTCTGATTTGACAACCTCTTCTGAAGAGTGAACCACGTTTGGTACAAATCCACTCTTCACCCCCTCCCATCCCTCCTGGATTGTGATATCCCCCCGTTTAACCAGCTCATATATGTCTCTTGTCAGGTCTGTGAAGGCTTTCTCCACGTTAATGGCGTCTCGGGCCGACGTCTCAATGTACTTCATGCCGTATGCAGCAGCCAGTTTCTCTGCCTCGTGGCGAGTCACTTGCCTCTGTGTATCCAGGTCACACTTGTGACCTACCAGGACAAATACGATTTGGTAGGGCTGAACGTGTACTTTGGTCTCTTCTAACCACTCATGCACATTCTGGAAGGACCTGCGGTTGGTAATGTCAAATAAGAGCAGACCACCTACAGAGTTCCTGTAGTAGGCGCGAGTGATGGAtctaaaacacaagaaagaagtaAAGCATAAAGGCCGTGCCCAAACCCCTGTACTTCCGTGAGCTCGCGCAGTGCACTGACACAGTCCTTTAGTAAGAGTGATCTTTTGTTTAAAGAATGGAATGCGAATGCCATTCTGTAATGAATAACCCGTGAATTTTCAACTGGGCAAAACTAAGAGACGGCATCTTCTAGAAAGAAACGCTCATGGCCTTCCAGGCATTTTCTCTCAATTCAGGTAGAACTACAGCTTACTGTCCCACCCTGGCAACACGGGATTCCGAAGTCACAGGTTATTATGAAGTAGttgaaacagaatttaaaaagattagaaaTGAATTTATGGTAGTTGACAGAAAATGTTTATGAGTATATATAGCTGTATTGCAATATACTCCATTTTCCCCCaggtaacactttttttttttgaggagaaacatgctttgttttttattttctaggccatgtggaaaggggaaaaatcagAATGGTCTGCGGCGGTGTCGAGCAGAGTGACTGTCAGCCCCATTTCCTGACACACTTCAGAGAGGCTGAGTCAGGAGCTACCCCTGGGAAGAACTGCCTAAATAGCAAAAATTTCCCCTTAAACTGATAGAACTTATTTAAAGCAGTGTACTGGGAGTATCTCTAAAACCTAAAGGTTTAGGTTCTAAAACATTTGCTGTACTTAAACAGAAGAACCCTCTGATATTTTAACTTCTTGATGTGAGGAGCGCACATAAGTCACAGTACTTGGCTTAGAACATATTAGAGCTTAGTGGAGGGTTAAATTGTTGAACAATTTGCCTCTACCATCACTTGTTTTAGACTACTGTGCTTCTTGATCTACATCTGTTTTTAGGTTTTCTGTCTCCTTGGATGAAAAAGTTAAACAATGAGGGACTCAACAGCTTAAGGCTTAGGACCAATGGCCCAGTGATAAGAGAATAAACATCGTCCAGGGAATTAGATTCCAAGTTAGATGATAGTAAGAATGAACGTTACCAGTGACTTCAAGTCTCTAAAACCAGGCAAATCAGCCCTGGAGACTGGAAGCATTTCTAATTCTCTTATGTTTAAGGGTTCATGGAGAATGGCAGGTGTAATCAGAAAATTCAATGTGAACAAAGGTTTTGATTTGTGACTAACTTGGTTCAGGAAAACAGTGAACAAGCTGTAGATCCCTATCAAAACTCTTAAAGACATTATTATATTAGTGGTTTTTAagtatttagaaaggaaaaaagcccTTTCCAAACACAATATAAGGctacctaaaaattaaaattcccatTCATCAAAAACTTTTCTTGAAGTTCAAAGACAAATGACAAACCAGGAAAATGTTTTACAACATACATGACAGAAAAGGGTAATAATCTATTAAAAAACTCTTTCAAGTCAATATCACCCAATAAATAATAAGCAGTGGATATGAAAAGGCTGATCATAGAGACAGAGATTCCTGTCAACATATAAAAACCCTTTCTTCACTTCTAATACAAGAAATGCAATCACGAATTCAGAGTTGATCCTGTGCAAGGGTATGTGCCACAGTGTTGTTTGCAgaagttggggtggggtgggtggggccaAGTTTGTAGTAAACTCTTCTTTCTACTCTTCTTCAACTACCTAACCAGTATTTTCTATGCTCAATTAGTGttcaatagataaatgaataaataatgacagacatatttgaaaatgaataaaggCGATTGAGTCCTTTTGACCTAATTCCTGCTGCCATATGTGACATTAGCTCAACTTGATCTCTCCAAGTTTTCTGTGTATGCTGCTCTGTCACTTGTCTttacacatgctgtttcctgtccctGGGCTTTTCCTATCTTGGCTTGGGTAATCCTCTCCAGGCAGCTTTCTGTATGTTCAGACATATAATTACACATGATACATACTACAAGGGAAAACAAAGGGTTGTAGGAGAAAATTATACCTGTTCATTGACTACTCATTATATGCTTAGCGTTGTAGTAGGGTGTGGGCATCTGAATATGAACCAGACAGTCTTTTGTATAATTACTGTTTATGTATTTCCTTCCACTATGCCAGCACAGAAGTTCTAAAAGGGAAGGgctcttgtctgttttgtttacaaGGCATCCTCTTGTGTGTTTCCTCAGGCTGTTTCCCCAGAAacaagcccagtgcctggcatgcagtgGATGATTTCCGAGTGTGTGCTGGTTGCAAGAAGGAATCAATCATCCGTATCTATTTCATATAATTACGATtatctctatatctctatatctgtatctatgtcTATAAGTAGCTATCTGTGTATATCATCTGTCTATGCCTGTCAGTTTTGTAAAGATGACCTGGAAACAGTTTTGAAAGTAATGTAGCATAAGGACTGAGATTGATAAATTCCAGCTAGTTTATTAGCCACCAAGGGGCAGATCGGTGGAATTGTGGTGCAAGCAATACGTATTATTGACTGGCCCTCCCTGCCAGGGTGTTTCTTTCCCGGCACTGAACTCCCGGCTAGCTGAAGGTGGGCTTGAGCAGAAATCCCCAGACCCTTGGGATCGTCCCTACGGGGCCGACACCAGGACCAGGAAGTCCTCTCTCCCCAAGGGTTGTGCAAAGCCGTGTAGACCCTCCCACTGCTCGCGGCCCGGCTGCGCTCCCCACCTGAACCTCTCTTGACCCGCGGTATCCCAGATCTGGAGCTTGATGCGTTTTCCTGGCTCGATCTCCACCAGACGGGAGAAAAAATCCACCCCCACGGTGGGGTCCGAAACCTGGGCAAAGCGGCCCTCGGTGAAGCGGCGGATCAGACAGGACTTGCCCACCGTGGAATCCCCGATGACAATGAGCCGGAACTGGTATAGCCAGATGGCCTCCATGGCCGGGGCTCAGCAGGTCTCCTCGGCCCGGGCCGGCCGTGGGCGGTGAGAGGGGCGCCCAGCCGAGGCCTCGGAGAGCGTGGCTTGGTCCGGATCTAGATCGGCCGCGAGCACATCGCTAGCCTGGGAGCCTGAGGCGAGGTAGGCCCCGGCGCGGGGAGAGCGAAGGAATGGATGCTGCGCTCGCAGAGGTGATGAAATGGCAGCAGCATCAGCACCACGCACTCTGACTCATCACTGACAACCGAGTTACTGTAATACCGCGTGTAGACGCGACTGCCGGGGCTGCCACACTGTCTGTAAAAGGAGCGCACACAGAAACAGCCGCGGGGGTCGGTGGGGAGGGAACCCAGcgccttcctttcctttctaatttctttaccCACCGCCCCttctcaattaatttttttctctatctccaACTAGCAAAAGGAAGACCTTTTCATTGAAACTAgcaaaacaatccaaaaatgtACACAAAAAAGTAGATCCATCCTTATTAAGATATTAACAGCTTGGGATATATTCTTTTACGTGTATTGCCAagcaaatatacatacacataaaaatgtattGCTGTTTGGTGTCACAAAAATTGAATAGAATTGGACTATTTAGTGTTTGCTTTTTGCAATTAATAAAGAATCATAAATATCCTCCATTTCCAGCCCACTTTCCTTTTGCAATTACAATGCTACAATAATGATTCTAACTATAGTCACACATACGTTATTTTGGTGAGATAGAGTCTTTCAAAAGGGACTGAGAAGTCAAAGACGATGAGCATTTTAAATGTAATGGATTTAAGCATGATACCTTGTAACAATATTTAGCGATATAAATTCTACTTAGCAATATGTGAAAAGGCGATTTCTTCACAATTTTTATTCAAGCGTCATGTTATATTCTTTCTGAATTCTTGCCACTCTGATGTAGTTAAATAAGGCGTTCAttactttgttttacattttcctgaCTACTAATGAGGTCAATACCATTTCTCAAGTATTGACCATTTgcatttcctcttctgggaatAACCTCTTCAAAACTTTTgcctgttcttcttcttctccttctccttctccttcttctttttttttttttaaagattttatttatttatttgacagagatcacaagtaggcagagaggcaggcagagacagaggaggaagcaggctcctcgctgagcagagagcctgatgtgggactcgatcccaggaccctgagatcatgacctgagccgaaggcagaagctttaatccacagagccacccaggtacccctcttcttcttcttttttttttttaaatgtaattcctTATCATTGCGTTACACAATTAAAAAACACTGGGctcctgtgtggttcagtcggtgaaacgtctcccttcggctcaggtcatgatcccatgatcctgggattgagccctggtcACAGGCcctgcttggcatggagtcttcttcctttcccgctgcctctcccccctcttgtgctctctctcaaataaataaataaaatcttcaaaaaacagttttattatattattcacaTTCCATACTATTCACTCATTTGAAGTGCATAAGTCAATGGTTTTTGGTATAGTCATGgacttgtgcaaccatcaccatactcaattttaaaatattttcatcatccccaaaacAGACCCCTACCTTTTGGCCCATCACCTCCTATCATCCTTTCCTCCTAGCCCTAGGAAACagctaatctactttctgtctctatagatttcctTATTCcggacatttcatataaagggaACTATAAAATATGTGGCTTCTTTTTACAGAGACACTTTCTAGCTTTATAACTGGCTTTTTCCACTTAccataatgttttaaaagttcattCACATTCAGttttatgactgagtagtattccactgtgtggaaGTACCATTTTATTAATCCATTTATCTATGGatggaaatttgggttgtttccacatttgggccattataaataatgctgctatgatcATTTTGTCTACAAATATTTGTATGAACACATGTTTTGAATTCTTTTAGCTTTAAatctaggagtggaattcctGAGTTCGGTGGTGACTATATGTTGAATGCTTTGAGGaaatgccagactgttttccatagagACTGCAAAGTATGATGGCTCTTATTTCTATCTTCTTCAACACTGGTTGTcttctgactttttaattttagacatcCGAGGAGTGGGTGTGAAGCGGTatagctcattgtgattttgatttgcatttccctgaagactaATGACAGTGTGTATATTTTTACATCcttattgaccatttgtgtatcttccttgaagaaatgtaGATTCAGATCCTTTCCCCACTTTTAAActgggttatttatctttttattgttgagttgtaagagttctttatatatattctagGTACAGGTCCTTTATCACatacatgatttgtaaatatctctcccattctgtgttcCCTTTTTGCACTTTCTTGAGGGTGCCCTTTGAAGcacagagttttaaattttgatgaaatagaAATTACCTTTCTCCCCTTTTGTTGCTCATGCTTCTGGTGTTATGCCTTAGAGTACTTTGCCAAATCCAAGCTCGTGAAGATTCATTCCTAgactttcttaaaagattttcataGTTTTAACTCATATATTTAGGGCTATGCTCTATTTCCagttaattttcaaatatgttgtGAGGTAGGGATCCATCTTAATTCTTATGCATATGGGTATCCAGTTGtccaagcaccatttgttggGAGAGGtcattctttccccattgaatgatTTTGGcactcttgttgaaaatcaactgGCCATAGactatgggtttatttctggactctcaattttaTTCTGTTGGTTTATATTTGTAGCCTTATGCCAGTAACACATTGTCTTGATTATGTAGCTTTGTAGCAGTTTTGAAATCGGGAAGTATGAGTCCTTGTCCTgtgttcttttccaagattgttttggttatttgaggCCTCCTTTAATTCtatgaattttaagatcagcttgtcagtttcttcaAATAAGGCAGCTGAGATAttgatttagattttattaaatttatagatcATTTTGAAGAGTATATTcatcttaacaaaattaaattaaattaagtctCCTAATGCTTGAACATCGGATATTTTCCcacatatttaggtcttttaaaatttcttttaacaatgttttttagTCTTCAGTTTGCAAGTCTTacacttctttggttaagttatttctaagtattttattctttttgatgcaattgtgaatggagttgttttcttaattttattttcagattgttcattgcaagtgcataaaaatacaacaaaggCTGTTTGTGGTGGATGTGATGGCTTCAAGTTTACTTCATGGAATTGGTGTGCTGGCCATGCATGACCTCAGAGCCCACAGTCCCAATGGCATCTGTGGCATCTGCATGTGGTGTTCCTACTGAGACGGGCAGGCAactgggctggagagggaggtCATGATGACTCATGAAGGGGAAGGGGCATGCTAGCCCCACAGGCAACTTCAGGCACCAAAGAAGACCCTAATTTAGTCCCATCTATCACCAACAAGCAGATAGTGGGCTGGATCTTTTTCTGGCTGGACAAAGGCAAGATCCAGTGATACCCTAGCTTTGGAACCCATTACAAGCTGGTGCCCCACCAGTTGGCCCACTGAGCCTTTACCCTAACTTACTCAAAATGTCCTGTGAAGTTTCTTCCTTCCAGTAAAGACTAGCCATCGCATCggccccttctcctcccttcccccgcaaatacaatagatttttaattgattttataatttccaaTCCTGCCAAACTCGGTTACTAGTCCCAGTGGTATTTTTTAGGGTATTCCATATGATTTGGTCAAATAGTTTGTCTGCAACTGATCATGTGATCATGAGAGGATCATatgctttttggttttgtggtctttttttttttaagatagtgtttatttatttgacagagagagatc
Coding sequences:
- the RAB39B gene encoding ras-related protein Rab-39B, whose product is MEAIWLYQFRLIVIGDSTVGKSCLIRRFTEGRFAQVSDPTVGVDFFSRLVEIEPGKRIKLQIWDTAGQERFRSITRAYYRNSVGGLLLFDITNRRSFQNVHEWLEETKVHVQPYQIVFVLVGHKCDLDTQRQVTRHEAEKLAAAYGMKYIETSARDAINVEKAFTDLTRDIYELVKRGDITIQEGWEGVKSGFVPNVVHSSEEVVKSERRCLC